From a single Chlamydia muridarum str. Nigg genomic region:
- the npt1 gene encoding NTP/NDP exchange transporter Npt1: MTQTAEKPFGKLRSFLWPIHMHELKKVLPMFLMFFCISFNYTILRDTKDTLIVTAPGSGAEAIPFIKLWLVVPSAVVFMLIYAKLSNILSKQALFYAVLSPFVVFFALFPLVIYPYRHILHPTDFADTLQAILPSGFLGFIAMLRNWTFAAFYVLSELWGSVMLSLMFWGFANEITKISEAKRFYALFGVGANVALLISGPAIVWSSKLRASLGEGVDPWGVTLYFLMAMFLCSCAIIAACYWWMNRYVLTDPRFYNPAELKAKKSKPKMSMGESFSYLLRSPYMLLLALLVICYGVCINLVEVTWKSQLKMQFPNPNEYSAFMGTFSFWTGVVSVFVMLFIGGNVIRRFGWLTGALVTPVMVLVTGAIFFALVIFRDHATGLVAALGTTPLMLAVVVGAVQNILSKSTKYALFDATKEMAYIPLDQEQKVKGKAAIDVVAARFGKSGGSLIQQGLLVVCGSISAMTPFLAVALFAIIMVWLTSATKLNKLFLAASAAKEQELAEATAAAEKEASPAAKEVSPAIEGVS; the protein is encoded by the coding sequence ATGACTCAAACCGCGGAAAAACCTTTTGGAAAATTGCGCTCTTTCCTTTGGCCGATACACATGCATGAGCTAAAGAAAGTTCTGCCAATGTTCCTAATGTTCTTCTGTATTTCATTCAATTACACGATTTTGAGAGATACAAAAGACACTCTTATCGTCACAGCACCAGGCTCTGGAGCAGAAGCCATTCCCTTTATTAAGTTGTGGCTGGTTGTTCCTTCTGCTGTTGTGTTCATGCTTATCTACGCAAAGTTAAGCAATATTTTGAGCAAACAGGCTCTTTTCTATGCAGTGCTCTCTCCATTCGTTGTGTTTTTTGCACTGTTCCCTTTGGTGATTTACCCATATCGTCATATACTTCACCCAACAGACTTCGCTGATACACTACAGGCCATTCTCCCTTCTGGGTTCTTAGGCTTCATTGCGATGCTACGCAACTGGACTTTTGCAGCGTTTTATGTTCTTTCCGAACTTTGGGGAAGTGTAATGCTTTCGCTAATGTTCTGGGGATTTGCAAATGAAATCACTAAAATTAGCGAAGCTAAACGTTTCTACGCTCTTTTCGGAGTTGGAGCTAACGTAGCTCTCTTAATTTCCGGTCCAGCTATTGTTTGGTCTTCTAAATTACGCGCAAGCTTAGGTGAAGGCGTAGACCCATGGGGAGTTACTCTTTACTTCTTAATGGCTATGTTCCTGTGTTCTTGTGCCATTATCGCTGCCTGCTACTGGTGGATGAATCGTTACGTTCTTACTGATCCTAGATTCTATAACCCAGCAGAGCTAAAAGCTAAAAAATCTAAACCTAAGATGAGCATGGGCGAGAGCTTCTCTTATCTGTTAAGATCCCCTTACATGCTTCTTCTAGCCTTGCTAGTTATTTGCTACGGAGTTTGCATCAACCTTGTTGAAGTAACTTGGAAGAGCCAGCTCAAAATGCAATTCCCTAATCCAAATGAATACAGCGCATTCATGGGAACATTCTCTTTCTGGACAGGGGTTGTATCCGTATTCGTTATGCTGTTCATTGGTGGTAATGTTATCCGTCGTTTTGGCTGGTTAACAGGCGCCTTAGTTACACCTGTCATGGTCCTCGTAACAGGAGCGATCTTCTTTGCTCTCGTTATCTTCAGAGATCATGCAACAGGATTGGTTGCAGCTTTGGGAACAACTCCTTTAATGCTAGCGGTTGTTGTTGGAGCCGTCCAAAATATTCTTTCCAAATCGACTAAATATGCTCTCTTTGATGCAACTAAAGAGATGGCTTACATCCCATTGGATCAAGAGCAAAAAGTTAAAGGAAAAGCCGCTATTGACGTTGTTGCTGCTAGATTTGGTAAATCTGGGGGATCTTTGATCCAACAAGGACTCCTAGTTGTTTGCGGAAGCATCAGTGCGATGACTCCATTCCTAGCGGTAGCTCTCTTTGCAATTATTATGGTTTGGTTAACATCTGCAACCAAACTTAATAAATTGTTCTTAGCTGCTTCAGCTGCTAAAGAACAAGAGCTGGCAGAGGCCACAGCAGCAGCTGAGAAG
- a CDS encoding DNA binding protein DdbA, producing MATAQITIQEEIEQLITKAISKVGGSKENDLCRYLPGPTGGYMHHFTLKKMKHSAPEQLLKMLKTFVIDSMTPRSINPKPRAPRGSKKRKDFVNFTKTDIERVLELARQVGDKDLLARFSPKKPLPSLKRELIRSIRNNIVSTELWNAYVEALSQPTE from the coding sequence ATGGCTACGGCACAGATTACTATCCAAGAAGAAATAGAGCAGCTCATAACTAAAGCGATTAGCAAAGTTGGAGGAAGTAAAGAAAATGATCTTTGTCGTTATCTCCCAGGACCAACAGGCGGATACATGCATCATTTCACTTTGAAAAAAATGAAACATTCCGCTCCAGAACAACTCTTGAAAATGTTGAAGACATTTGTAATAGATTCCATGACTCCCAGATCTATTAATCCCAAACCAAGAGCTCCACGAGGTTCTAAAAAACGAAAAGATTTTGTGAATTTCACGAAAACAGATATTGAACGCGTTTTAGAGCTCGCTCGTCAAGTTGGCGACAAAGATCTCCTAGCTCGGTTTAGTCCTAAAAAACCGCTTCCTTCTCTAAAACGAGAACTCATTCGCTCTATCCGCAATAATATTGTAAGTACAGAGCTTTGGAATGCCTATGTGGAAGCGCTTTCTCAACCTACCGAATAA
- a CDS encoding metal ABC transporter solute-binding protein, Zn/Mn family, producing MFFLHVRKYKHVIGGLLCLAGCFVISSCSSGRGNKSIDERIHILSMNRMIYDCVSRITGDRVKNIVLIDGSIDPHSYEMVKGDEDRMAISQLIFCNGLGLEHSASLRKHLEGNSKVIDLGARLLDKNCFVLLSEDGFPDPHIWTDMGVWISXVKEMASVLVQQIPQYAEEFQKNAEQILSEMEDLDRWAVRSLATIPEKNRYLVTGHNAFSYFTRRYLSSDEERESGNWKLRCMSPEGLSPEAQISIRDIMRVVEYICANDVGVVFLEDTLNQDALRKIVSCSKSGQKIRLAKSPLYSDNVCDNYFNTFQHNVRTITEELGGTVLE from the coding sequence ATGTTTTTTTTGCATGTTAGAAAATATAAGCATGTTATTGGGGGACTCTTGTGTTTAGCAGGTTGTTTTGTAATAAGTAGCTGTTCCTCTGGCAGAGGAAACAAATCTATCGATGAAAGAATTCACATTTTGTCTATGAATCGCATGATTTATGATTGCGTTTCGCGCATAACAGGAGATCGAGTCAAAAATATCGTTCTGATTGATGGATCTATAGATCCACATTCCTATGAGATGGTCAAAGGTGATGAAGATAGAATGGCTATAAGCCAGCTGATTTTTTGTAATGGCTTAGGTCTGGAGCATTCAGCTAGTTTGCGAAAACATTTGGAGGGGAACTCTAAAGTTATCGATTTGGGGGCTCGATTGTTAGATAAGAATTGTTTTGTCCTTTTAAGTGAAGATGGGTTCCCTGATCCCCATATCTGGACAGATATGGGTGTATGGATTTCGYCTGTAAAAGAAATGGCTTCAGTGTTGGTTCAACAAATTCCTCAGTATGCGGAAGAATTTCAAAAAAACGCGGAACAAATTCTTTCTGAAATGGAAGATCTGGACCGCTGGGCCGTACGTTCTCTCGCTACCATTCCAGAAAAGAATCGTTATTTAGTCACGGGGCATAATGCGTTCAGCTATTTTACTCGACGGTACCTATCTTCTGATGAAGAAAGGGAATCTGGGAATTGGAAATTGCGTTGCATGTCTCCCGAAGGCTTGTCTCCAGAAGCTCAAATTAGTATTCGGGATATTATGCGTGTAGTGGAGTATATATGTGCAAATGATGTGGGGGTTGTCTTCTTAGAGGATACTTTAAACCAGGATGCTTTAAGAAAGATTGTCAGTTGCTCGAAAAGTGGGCAAAAAATTCGTTTAGCTAAGTCTCCTTTGTATAGTGATAATGTTTGTGATAATTATTTTAACACTTTCCAGCATAATGTCCGTACCATCACGGAAGAACTAGGAGGAACTGTTCTTGAATAG
- a CDS encoding metal ABC transporter ATP-binding protein, translated as MNRDNTIAWAVDDLCVNYDHSDVLCHIAFSLPSGAMAAIIGPNGAGKSTLLKASLGLIRASSGQSLFFGQKFAKVHQRIAYMPQRASVDWDFPMTVLDLVLMGCYGYKGMWNRISTGDRREAMNILERVGLADFANRQIGKLSGGQQQRAFLARSLMQKADLYLMDELFSAIDMASYRMVVDVLQDLKKEGKTIVVIHHDLSNVRQLFDHVILLNKHLVCSGSVEKCLTKEAIFQAYGCELELLDYTLKLSRGKYQGSC; from the coding sequence TTGAATAGGGATAATACGATTGCTTGGGCTGTAGATGATCTGTGTGTTAACTATGATCACTCAGACGTTTTATGCCATATTGCCTTTTCTTTGCCTTCTGGGGCGATGGCGGCTATAATTGGCCCTAACGGGGCAGGGAAGAGTACTCTACTTAAGGCCTCCTTAGGCCTGATTCGTGCCTCTTCAGGCCAAAGCTTGTTCTTTGGCCAAAAATTTGCTAAAGTGCATCAAAGAATAGCATATATGCCTCAAAGAGCTAGTGTGGATTGGGATTTTCCAATGACTGTTCTTGACCTCGTATTAATGGGGTGTTACGGCTACAAAGGTATGTGGAATCGTATTTCTACAGGTGATCGTCGCGAGGCTATGAATATTTTAGAACGAGTTGGGTTGGCAGATTTTGCAAATAGGCAGATTGGGAAGCTTTCTGGTGGACAGCAACAAAGAGCTTTTTTAGCGCGCTCATTAATGCAAAAAGCTGATTTATACCTTATGGACGAGCTTTTCTCAGCTATCGATATGGCTTCCTATCGTATGGTAGTAGATGTTTTACAGGATCTAAAAAAAGAAGGTAAAACTATCGTAGTCATTCATCATGACTTGAGTAATGTTCGGCAGCTATTTGATCATGTTATTTTATTAAATAAACATCTTGTGTGCTCTGGCAGTGTAGAAAAATGCCTGACAAAAGAAGCTATTTTTCAGGCTTATGGGTGTGAACTTGAGCTTTTAGATTACACACTTAAGTTGTCTAGGGGAAAGTATCAAGGATCATGTTAG
- a CDS encoding iron chelate uptake ABC transporter family permease subunit, producing MLSCIFKDTIFLSSFLAVSLICMTTALWGTILLVERRPLLSESLSHACYPGLLIGALLSYKVPLFSDSLWIIILCGCAASILGCLCIAFLEKKLAMHKDSALCLILVSFFGVGVILVSYVKDSCPLLYNKINAYLYGQAATLGYAEARLALIIFCLSAFVLWWWYRQISVAIFDREFAYSCGLRTRTAEMIVLVFISLVIVSGVRSVGILLISAMFVAPPLSARQLSDKLSSILILSSIFGGICGALGCYFSVAFTCQSIIEGKATVIVLPTGPLVVFFAGVLVFLCLIFSWKTGWITRYIRRKLFLFSRDEEHLLKIFWYLQEQNIYRVSMWDFVRSRKLQEYFGSKAFSGFRMFWLCKKGLVSCFDHQXFLTDKGEAKAAKLVRAHRLWESYLVSELDFNKSKVHNFAEEMEHVLTDELDTTLSKMLQNPDYDPHKREIPKLKGK from the coding sequence ATGCTTAGTTGTATATTCAAAGACACGATCTTCCTGTCCAGTTTTTTGGCCGTTTCACTGATTTGCATGACAACAGCTTTATGGGGAACCATTCTTTTAGTAGAAAGACGTCCCTTGTTAAGCGAAAGTCTTTCGCATGCTTGTTACCCAGGTCTTTTGATAGGGGCCCTTCTTTCCTACAAAGTCCCTTTATTTTCAGATTCTTTGTGGATCATTATCTTGTGCGGCTGCGCGGCTTCTATTTTGGGATGCTTATGCATAGCTTTTTTAGAAAAAAAACTTGCTATGCATAAAGATTCAGCTTTGTGTTTAATTCTCGTTTCATTTTTTGGGGTGGGGGTTATTCTTGTTAGCTATGTCAAAGATAGCTGTCCTCTTTTATATAACAAGATCAATGCTTACTTGTATGGACAAGCGGCAACTTTAGGCTATGCCGAAGCTAGGCTGGCACTCATCATTTTTTGTTTATCAGCATTCGTGCTGTGGTGGTGGTATCGACAAATTTCTGTAGCAATTTTCGATAGAGAATTTGCTTATTCCTGCGGGTTAAGAACTCGTACGGCGGAGATGATTGTTCTTGTATTCATTTCATTAGTCATAGTAAGTGGTGTTCGTTCTGTAGGGATTTTGCTTATTTCGGCAATGTTTGTTGCCCCACCTTTATCTGCCAGACAACTCTCAGATAAATTAAGTTCAATACTCATTTTATCTAGTATTTTTGGGGGAATCTGTGGGGCTTTAGGATGTTATTTTTCCGTAGCGTTTACCTGCCAATCTATTATTGAAGGGAAGGCAACGGTAATTGTCCTCCCAACTGGTCCACTAGTAGTATTTTTTGCGGGAGTTCTTGTTTTCTTGTGCTTAATTTTCTCATGGAAGACTGGTTGGATCACGCGATATATCCGTAGGAAATTATTTTTATTTTCTCGTGATGAGGAGCATTTATTGAAGATCTTTTGGTATTTGCAAGAACAAAATATCTATCGTGTTAGTATGTGGGACTTTGTTCGTTCTAGAAAGTTACAGGAATATTTTGGGTCCAAAGCATTTTCAGGATTTAGGATGTTTTGGCTATGTAAGAAGGGATTAGTATCTTGTTTCGATCATCAATGMTTTTTGACGGATAAAGGAGAAGCCAAAGCGGCTAAATTAGTTCGTGCTCATAGATTATGGGAGTCTTATCTGGTCAGTGAATTAGATTTTAACAAAAGTAAAGTACATAATTTCGCAGAAGAGATGGAACATGTTTTGACTGATGAATTGGATACTACTCTATCGAAGATGCTGCAAAATCCTGATTATGATCCACATAAGCGAGAGATTCCAAAACTAAAAGGGAAGTAA
- a CDS encoding metal ABC transporter permease, whose product MFASISPYYGVSFFEFFIVFFSRLFSGKLFYDHLYIDDIQVIVFFAIAVSCSIIGTFLVLKKMAMYANVVSHTILFGLVCACLFTHQLTHLSMQNLTIAAISTTLLTGASIHFIRNVFKVAEEASTALVFSLLFSASLLLLVFLTRNAHVGTELVIGNADALAKTDIFPVFLVLLXNLGVSYCFFSSFICVSFDTVFAFSLGIRVKLIDYLMMFLLSASIVGAFKAVGVLMSLAFLLVPGLIAKLIASSVQEMMGYSMIFGVLSALIAPALSRSILSVHGIGLSTSGLAVCLLLVFYIGTLATVFVRRHILLQSKN is encoded by the coding sequence ATGTTTGCTAGTATCTCTCCGTACTACGGGGTATCATTTTTTGAGTTTTTTATCGTCTTTTTTTCGCGTCTTTTTTCTGGGAAATTGTTTTATGATCACCTGTATATCGATGATATTCAAGTGATTGTATTCTTTGCGATAGCCGTTTCTTGTTCTATAATCGGAACCTTTTTAGTTCTTAAAAAAATGGCTATGTATGCAAACGTAGTTTCCCATACCATATTATTTGGTTTGGTATGCGCCTGTTTGTTTACTCATCAGCTTACCCATTTGTCGATGCAAAATTTGACAATAGCTGCCATTTCAACAACTTTATTAACCGGAGCCTCTATCCATTTTATTCGCAATGTATTTAAAGTAGCGGAAGAGGCTAGTACTGCTTTAGTTTTTTCTCTTTTGTTTTCAGCCAGCTTATTGCTTCTTGTGTTTTTAACAAGGAATGCTCATGTCGGGACTGAGTTAGTTATTGGAAATGCTGATGCATTAGCTAAAACAGATATTTTCCCAGTATTTTTGGTTTTATTGAMTAATTTGGGCGTTTCTTACTGCTTCTTCTCGAGTTTTATTTGTGTATCTTTTGATACCGTATTCGCGTTTTCTTTAGGTATTCGAGTCAAATTAATTGATTATCTTATGATGTTTTTGCTTTCTGCTTCTATTGTTGGAGCTTTCAAAGCTGTGGGCGTGTTAATGTCATTAGCTTTTCTACTAGTCCCAGGATTAATCGCTAAGTTGATCGCTTCCTCTGTTCAGGAGATGATGGGATATTCCATGATTTTTGGAGTGCTTTCAGCTTTGATTGCTCCTGCTCTCTCTAGATCGATTTTATCTGTTCATGGGATTGGCTTATCGACTTCAGGGTTAGCTGTATGTCTGTTACTTGTTTTTTACATAGGGACGCTTGCAACTGTTTTTGTCAGAAGGCATATTTTACTTCAATCGAAAAATTGA
- the dxr gene encoding 1-deoxy-D-xylulose-5-phosphate reductoisomerase, with protein MKRLALIGSTGSIGKQVLQVIREIPDAFVIETLAAYGRNRESLISQIREFSPRVVAVRDETTYKELRKLFPHIEILSGEEGLIAVATAASVDMTIVASSGIDALPAVMASIQERKTIALANKESLVAAGELVTTLAKKNHVQILPIDSEHNALFQCLEGRDPSTIKKLILTASGGPLRNKSKEELQKVTLQEVLKHPIWDMGPKITVDSSTLVNKGLEIIEAFWLFGLQAVEIEAVIHPQSLIHGMVEFCDGTILSVMNPPSMLFPIQHVLTFPDRYPSIISGLNFLTNQTLEFLPIDDERFPSIRLAKDVLREGGSMGCFFNGANEALVQRFLSGEIAWYQIVSKLQTLMDKYVVRSCLSLEDILQVDSEARALASEC; from the coding sequence TTGAAGCGATTAGCTTTAATTGGCTCAACAGGAAGCATAGGAAAGCAAGTTTTACAGGTAATTCGGGAAATTCCAGACGCTTTTGTCATAGAAACGCTTGCTGCATATGGACGTAATAGAGAAAGTTTGATTTCTCAGATTAGAGAATTTTCGCCGCGAGTAGTAGCTGTTCGTGATGAGACTACTTATAAGGAATTGCGGAAGTTATTTCCTCATATTGAAATCCTTTCAGGAGAAGAAGGACTGATTGCTGTCGCTACTGCGGCTTCTGTAGATATGACTATTGTAGCTTCTTCTGGAATAGATGCTTTGCCTGCAGTAATGGCTTCTATTCAAGAGAGAAAGACGATCGCTTTAGCTAATAAAGAGTCTCTAGTAGCTGCTGGAGAGTTAGTTACTACTTTGGCTAAAAAGAATCATGTACAAATTCTTCCCATTGACAGCGAACATAATGCTCTTTTCCAATGTTTGGAAGGTCGAGATCCTTCTACAATAAAAAAATTAATATTAACGGCGTCAGGCGGTCCATTAAGAAATAAATCAAAAGAGGAGTTGCAAAAGGTTACTTTACAAGAGGTCTTAAAGCATCCTATTTGGGATATGGGGCCTAAAATTACGGTAGATTCTTCTACTTTAGTGAATAAAGGATTAGAGATTATAGAGGCTTTTTGGTTGTTTGGATTACAGGCTGTTGAAATTGAAGCTGTGATACATCCCCAAAGCCTTATTCATGGCATGGTGGAGTTTTGTGATGGGACAATCCTTTCAGTGATGAATCCTCCTAGTATGCTTTTCCCGATACAACATGTTTTAACTTTTCCAGATCGATATCCCTCGATAATCTCAGGATTAAATTTTCTTACAAATCAAACTTTAGAATTTCTCCCTATTGATGAYGAAAGATTCCCTAGCATTCGGCTAGCAAAGGATGTGCTTCGTGAGGGTGGCTCTATGGGATGTTTTTTCAATGGAGCTAATGAGGCTTTAGTTCAACGATTTCTATCTGGAGAGATTGCTTGGTATCAAATTGTCTCTAAATTACAGACTCTTATGGATAAATATGTGGTGCGATCCTGTCTATCTTTAGAGGATATCTTGCAGGTAGACTCAGAAGCTAGAGCTCTTGCTAGCGAGTGCTAA
- a CDS encoding site-2 protease family protein translates to MTVIYFVLAALALGFLILIHELGHLLAAKAVGMTVESFSIGFGPALVRKKMGSIEYRIGAIPFGGYVRIKGMDRNDKEISEDREKTVYDIPGGFFSKSPWKRIFVLAAGPLANILVALFAFGILYFSGGRTKPFSEHTSIVGWAHPSLEQKGLRPGDRIFLCNGQVYSGNKMAFSSSLLDRKLSLQGEHPAYFSEAESFSLDVPFNPSLEGVPCLGASYLLYRGSEPLPEKSPLIDAGLSEGDRLVWMDGALVFSGVQVSQILNEKKAFLRIERQGKIVFVRQSRVLAGDLQLTSYFKNELIDCQYEAGLKGKWASLYMLPYIINSDGFVESKINLLNTDQQSLDYHLELGDRIVAVDGIPVMSNADILRLVQDHRVSLIFQRMSSGQLSVLDQKAADKAFIDSYDMDDLLRVAGSVGEEREVSHLGEYRLVTRVQPKPWVHIYSEELLDKQRALASKFRDEQEKRYYLERIESEKQRISLGIPLKDLAVQYNPAPLVLMGESISDSLRTVKALGSGRLSPQWLSGPVGIVRILHTGWSMGIPEALSWIGLISINLAVLNLLPIPVLDGGYILLCLWESVSRRRLNMRLIEKGLVPFMILLILFFVFLTLQDLSRVFIG, encoded by the coding sequence ATGACAGTAATATATTTTGTTCTTGCAGCCCTGGCCTTAGGCTTTCTGATTTTAATTCATGAACTAGGCCATTTGTTAGCAGCGAAAGCTGTAGGAATGACTGTAGAAAGTTTCAGTATAGGGTTTGGACCTGCACTTGTTCGAAAAAAAATGGGGAGTATTGAATACCGGATAGGGGCAATTCCTTTTGGAGGATATGTTCGTATCAAAGGTATGGACAGAAATGATAAAGAAATATCTGAAGACAGGGAGAAAACGGTTTATGATATCCCTGGAGGATTTTTTAGTAAGTCTCCATGGAAACGTATCTTCGTTTTAGCTGCAGGTCCTCTAGCTAATATACTGGTGGCCCTATTTGCTTTCGGGATTCTCTATTTTTCTGGAGGAAGAACAAAACCTTTTTCTGAACACACCAGTATTGTTGGGTGGGCTCATCCTTCTTTGGAGCAAAAGGGATTACGTCCAGGGGATCGTATTTTCTTGTGTAATGGGCAGGTCTACTCTGGGAATAAGATGGCGTTTTCGTCTTCTTTGCTTGATAGAAAATTATCATTGCAAGGGGAGCATCCTGCTTACTTCTCTGAAGCGGAGTCATTTTCTCTAGACGTACCATTTAATCCTAGCTTAGAAGGAGTCCCTTGTTTAGGGGCTAGCTATTTACTGTATCGTGGTTCTGAGCCTTTGCCTGAAAAATCTCCTTTGATAGATGCAGGATTATCTGAAGGGGATCGTCTAGTATGGATGGACGGTGCTTTGGTATTTTCTGGCGTGCAGGTTTCTCAAATTCTCAATGAGAAAAAAGCTTTTTTGCGAATCGAACGTCAGGGAAAGATCGTATTCGTTCGTCAATCTAGGGTTTTGGCGGGGGATCTTCAGCTCACTTCATATTTTAAGAATGAGCTGATTGATTGTCAGTATGAGGCGGGGCTTAAAGGAAAATGGGCTTCTCTATACATGTTGCCTTACATTATTAATAGTGATGGTTTTGTTGAAAGTAAGATCAATCTGCTAAACACGGATCAGCAGTCCTTAGATTATCATCTGGAGTTAGGAGATAGAATTGTTGCTGTAGATGGAATTCCTGTTATGAGCAATGCAGATATTTTGCGTCTTGTTCAAGATCACAGGGTTTCTTTGATTTTTCAGAGGATGTCTTCGGGACAGCTCTCTGTTTTGGATCAAAAAGCTGCAGACAAAGCATTTATTGATTCCTATGATATGGACGATCTTCTGCGTGTTGCAGGGTCTGTAGGAGAAGAACGGGAGGTATCTCACTTAGGAGAGTATCGTCTGGTAACTCGAGTACAGCCTAAGCCATGGGTGCATATTTATTCTGAAGAATTATTAGATAAACAGCGTGCCCTTGCGTCTAAATTCCGAGATGAGCAAGAGAAGCGCTATTACTTAGAAAGAATAGAATCCGAAAAACAGCGCATTTCTTTGGGCATTCCCCTTAAGGATCTCGCTGTGCAGTATAATCCAGCTCCCTTAGTTTTGATGGGAGAATCCATTTCTGATAGCTTAAGGACTGTAAAGGCCTTAGGATCTGGCCGGCTGAGTCCTCAATGGCTTTCAGGGCCTGTGGGAATTGTCCGTATTCTACATACAGGATGGTCTATGGGGATTCCCGAGGCTCTATCTTGGATCGGATTGATCAGCATAAACCTAGCAGTATTGAATCTCCTCCCTATACCGGTTTTGGATGGGGGTTATATACTTTTATGCTTATGGGAGAGCGTTTCTAGACGTCGGTTAAATATGCGACTCATTGAAAAAGGACTAGTCCCATTTATGATTCTGCTGATCTTATTTTTTGTGTTCTTGACCCTCCAGGATCTTTCCAGAGTTTTCATTGGATGA
- a CDS encoding esterase/lipase family protein translates to MKNFLLTILFLLMGTSLLADPAVIQTLTSGVAGVPSIREEKESVVCVHAFLRSYSSLKPIGRVLEKENYDVFIWNYETRKFTLERHAEHLIRLLNKIAELKPGVPINFVTHSVGGVIVRVALAHPDCPEEAKKGKAILMAPPNAGSTLARRYSRSSLVQFIFGGKLGMQLLTYSPEHMLNVAKMPSTVDVLVLSGSKKSKFLPFRLEEENDGKVCVTETRLDTPHQNYVIDANHTYIITNKTSLFLMKEFLRNGSRSPALTQVPEEIEANMKQAPNTTAKKEKSKDIYIIHCLGAHPYSLYGFPKSKMSSNENSGKILEGQEHKK, encoded by the coding sequence ATGAAGAATTTTTTATTAACTATACTCTTTTTATTAATGGGAACTTCCCTATTAGCAGATCCCGCTGTTATTCAAACTTTAACATCAGGAGTTGCTGGGGTACCCTCGATCCGCGAAGAAAAGGAATCTGTTGTGTGTGTTCACGCATTTCTAAGATCCTATAGTTCGCTAAAACCTATTGGTCGAGTTCTGGAAAAAGAAAATTATGATGTTTTCATTTGGAACTATGAAACTCGAAAATTTACATTAGAAAGACATGCTGAACACCTTATTCGCTTACTAAATAAAATTGCAGAACTAAAACCTGGTGTGCCTATTAATTTCGTTACGCACTCCGTAGGAGGAGTTATTGTTCGCGTAGCGTTGGCTCATCCAGATTGTCCTGAAGAAGCGAAAAAAGGGAAAGCTATCCTCATGGCCCCTCCTAATGCAGGATCTACATTAGCAAGACGCTATAGCCGAAGCTCTCTAGTACAATTTATTTTCGGAGGGAAATTAGGTATGCAGCTCCTAACATATAGCCCCGAGCATATGTTAAATGTTGCCAAAATGCCTTCTACTGTTGATGTCCTAGTTTTAAGCGGAAGTAAAAAAAGCAAGTTTTTACCTTTTCGATTGGAAGAAGAGAATGATGGGAAAGTCTGTGTAACAGAAACAAGACTGGACACACCTCACCAAAATTACGTTATTGATGCGAATCATACGTACATTATTACCAATAAGACTTCTCTCTTTCTTATGAAAGAGTTCCTACGAAATGGCAGCAGAAGCCCTGCACTGACTCAGGTTCCAGAAGAAATAGAGGCCAATATGAAACAAGCCCCTAACACTACAGCGAAAAAAGAGAAGAGCAAAGACATCTATATTATTCACTGTTTAGGAGCTCACCCCTATAGCCTTTATGGATTTCCTAAAAGCAAAATGTCATCCAATGAAAACTCTGGAAAGATCCTGGAGGGTCAAGAACACAAAAAATAA